The proteins below come from a single Carassius carassius chromosome 11, fCarCar2.1, whole genome shotgun sequence genomic window:
- the LOC132153016 gene encoding 1-phosphatidylinositol 3-phosphate 5-kinase-like isoform X6 yields the protein MAAEDKASSSSSAMDWSSEQPLSPTSPSHLTHFKPLTPEQDEPPLRSAYSSFVSLFRFSKEKMGANIAPAKKLAKLEEGRPPSVMEKSQSASSSPQGPRRNCSSPSNSKHGSETHRKHSELFRRTSTASEGRRKSEAPLGSHDPRSAVQLRTALKRLKEIMEGKSQDSDLKQYWMPDSQCKECYDCNEKFTTFRRRHHCRLCGQIFCSRCCNQEIPGKFMGYTGDLRACTYCRKIALSYAHSADSSSIGEDLSALSDSPCSVCVLEPTEPHTPVGGRKASRNIFLEEDLAWQRKNSIGMRKNHQESQNSALSARLTAVQDDMGKSPARKRSASVTNLSLDRSGSSMVPAYESSVSPQNSRALSKTDHSEEERKILLDSSQLKDLWKKICHNSTGMEFQDHRYWLRTYPNCIVGKELVNWLLRNGTISTRAQAIAIGQALVDGRWLDCVTHHDQIFRDEYALYRPLQNTEFSETPSPDSESVNSLEGHSEPSWFKDIKFDDSDTEQLADENEYVTPNSASPSKRTSVSSFHSTVDSDSAASININVEQDNVNFHIKKQAKYPHVPPYPAGQKMEVLLSEDGGQQISISDAFIKESLFNRRVEEKAKEMLFTPLGWHHSSLDQLREENGEKKAMERLLSANHSHMMALLQQLLYSESLSLSWRDIIVPVVRQVVQMVRPDVRNCDDDMDIRQFVHIKKIPGGKKFDSAVVNGFVCTKNIAHKKMNPYIKNPKILLLKCSIEYLYREETKFTCIDPIVLQEHEFLKNYVQRIADVRPNLVLVEKTVSRIAQDMLLEHGISLVINVKPQVLDRVSRMTQGDLVISMDQLLTKPRLGTCHKFYLHSFQLPNDEMKTLMFFDGCPPQLGCTIKLRGASEYELARVKEIIIFMVCVAYHSQLEISFLMDEFAMPPSLPESSSFPCLLESTTLEEEEETGGEWESQDNDGSTLGDENLTLLPEGDFEPGLQEVIKAHSRVPSISESSHKDGESPRININASVASFSGGEEEVIKTSTPLSSFTSSLPQPVSPPFLISDLKETSQEVIKGSGEEEKNKELEEMVHQDSTSSETSLPPARLFRDPLQDDTGLFVAEHVTSSDDRLKSISALFKQELKDIILCISPFTTFREPFLLTADGLHCPSRDYFPEQVYLSPLLNKDLKELDGRRKRQLLKESGPSSGSLTNGTVSHQRTIQILSCHKLTGARIVEQLGSSQELARILADYRAQGGRIRQREGMQFREAPPTKTPIKSDSEEDKGVGLNEMTWATKLDCLNPINHQRLCVLFSSSSAQSNNAPNPCVSPWIVTMEFYGKNDLTLGVFLERYCFRPSYQCPSMYCETPMVHHIRRFVHGNGCVQIVLKELDSPVPGYQHTILNYSWCRVCKQVTPVVPLSNDSWSMSFAKYLELRFYGNQYTRRANAEPCGHSIHKDYHQYFSYNQMVASFSYISVRLFEICLPPPKIIIRSQGPSKASLQQDLKDFSHKVAQVYLAIDDRLTSLKTDTFSKTREEKMEDMFAQKDMEESELRGWIEKLQVRLQTSAMDSPQQLQAVLESVVVKKQGLCETLQSWNNRLQDLFQQEKGRKRLSVPPSPGRHRQSTLDESKTSALETSPRNPSPVVPNGEKEDRHLNTFPSSSGSSSLLQLPSPAEQAPDVITSGPSFPDLDSVSIPEDMWEGHLLGSSDSQVKEKSTMKTILANLLPGNSYNPIPLPFDPDKHYLMYEHERVPIAVCEREPSSIIAFALSCKEYKTALEELTKTTAKTGADDISQAISSGESRAKNSPAKPSESSTSQLSRSSVDADPLSKELESGDKQKKQTGNPHIELQFSDANAKFYCRIYYAEEFHKMREEIMESSEDDFVRSLSHCVNWQARGGKSGAVFYATEDDRFILKQLPRLEVQSFLDFAPHYFTYITGAVQQKRPTALAKILGVFRIGYKNSQNNTEKKLDLLVMENLFYGRKMAQLFDLKGSLRNRNVKTELGKENCEVVLLDENLLKLVHDNPLYIRSHCKAILRAAILSDAHFLSSHLIIDYSLLVGRDDATKELVVGIIDYIRTFTWDKKLEMVVKSTGILGGQGKMPTVVSPELYRARFCEAMDKYFLMVPDHWTGLGLNC from the exons ATGGCTGCCGAAGACAAGGCTTCCTCCTCGTCCTCTGCGATGGACTGGAGCTCCGAGCAGCCACTCTCACCCACCAGTCCGTCCCATCTAACGCACTTCAAACCCCTGACCCCCGAGCAGGACGAGCCGCCCCTGCGCTCCGCCTACAGCTCCTTTGTCAGTCTGTTCCGCTTCAGCAAAG AAAAAATGGGTGCAAACATTGCACCAGCAAAAAAACTTGCTAAACTTG AGGAAGGACGGCCTCCTTCAGTGATGGAGAAAAGTCAGTCGGCTTCATCATCACCGCAGGGGCCGCGGCGCAACTGCTCCAGTCCCTCCAATTCTAAACATGGCTCCGAAACCCACAGGAAACATTCTGAACTTTTCAGAAGAACCTCCACTGCTTCAG AGGGTCGACGGAAATCAGAAGCACCTCTAGGCAGCCACGATCCCCGATCAGCTGTCCAGCTGCGCACAGCCCTCAAGAGACTCAAGGAGATCATGGAAGGGAAAAGTCAG GACAGTGATCTGAAACAGTACTGGATGCCGGACAGCCAGTGTAAAGAGTGCTATGACTGCAATGAGAAATTCACAACCTTTCGACGCCGTCACCATTGTCGACTCTGCGGTCAAATTTTTTGCAGCCGTTGCTGCAACCAGGAAATTCCTGGCAAGTTCATGGGCTATACGG GTGATTTACGGGCTTGTACGTACTGTCGCAAGATAGCACTGAGCTACGCTCACTCAGCTGACTCGAGCTCCATCGGAGAAGATCTCAGCGCCCTGTCAGACTCCCCCTGCTCAGTGTGTGTCCTGGAGCCCACCGAACCGCACACACCTGTGGGGGGCCGCAAAGCCAGCCGGAACATCTTCCTGGAAGAGGACCTGGCCTGGCAAAG AAAAAATTCCATTGGGATGAGGAAGAA TCATCAGGAATCTCAGAACAGTGCTCTCAGTGCCAGACTTACAGCAGTCCAGGATGATATGGGCAAGTCACCAGCCAGAAAGAG GTCAGCTAGTGTGACCAACTTGTCCTTGGACCGTTCTGGCTCATCCATGGTTCCTGCCTACGAGAGTTCAGTTAGCCCACAGAACAGCCGAGCCCTATCCAAGACTGACCACAGCGAAGAGGAGAGAAAGATCTTGCTG GATTCTTCTCAACTTAAAGATCTTTGGAAGAAGATTTGCCACAACAGTACAGGAATGGAGTTCCAGGACCATCGGTACTGGCTGCGTACTTACCCCAACTGCATTGTGGGTAAAGAGTTAGTCAACTGGCTCTTACGAAATGGCACTATTTCAACTAG GGCCCAGGCTATAGCTATTGGACAGGCTTTGGTAGACGGCCGCTGGCTTGACTGCGTTACCCATCATGATCAGATCTTCCGTGATGAGTATGCCTTATATCGCCCCCTCCAG AACACAGAGTTCTCAGAAACCCCTTCTCCAGACAGCGAGAGTGTGAATTCCCTGGAGGGACACTCCGAACCTTCATGGTTTAAAGACATCAAGTTTGATGACAGTGACACTGAGCAGCTAGCTGATGAAAATGAATATGTCACACCGA ATTCGGCCAGCCCCAGCAAAAGAACTTCTGTCAGCAGTTTCCATTCTACAGTGGACAGTGACTCAGCTGCCTCCATCAACATAAACGTTGAGCAGGACAATGTCAATTTTCACATCAAGAAGCAGGCCAAGTACCCACATGTGCCTCCTTACCCAGCTGGGCAAAAAA TGGAAGTCCTGCTCTCTGAAGATGGAGGTCAGCAAATATCCATCAGTGATGCCTTTATTAAAG AGTCTTTGTTTAACCGGAGAGTTGAGGAGAAAGCTAAAGAGATGCTCTTCACACCTCTCGGCTGGCATCACAGCTCTCTGGACCAGCTGCGGGAAGAGAACGGGGAAAAAAAAGCAATGGAGCGTTTACT ATCTGCTAATCACAGTCACATGATGGCGCTGCTGCAGCAGCTGCTGTACAGCGAATCACTGTCTCTCTCCTGGCGTGACATTATTGTACCTGTGGTGAGGCAAGTTGTGCAGATGGTGCGACCGGATGTACGCAACTGCGATGATGACATGGATATTCGTCAGTTTGTACATATCAAGAAG ATTCCAGGAGGAAAGAAGTTTGACTCTGCTGTAGTAAACGGCTTCGTTTGCACAAAGAATATTGCACACAAAAAG ATGAACCCTTACATCAAAAACCCCAAGATCCTTCTCCTCAAATGCTCCATTGAGTATCTGTACAGAGAAGAGACCAAGTTCACTTGCATTGACCCAATTGTGTTACAG GAGCATGAGTTTCTGAAGAACTATGTTCAGAGGATTGCTGACGTCCGACCGAACCTGGTGCTGGTGGAGAAGACTGTGTCCCGTATCGCTCAGGACATGCTGCTGGAACACGGCATTAGCCTTGTGATTAATGTCAAACCT CAAGTCCTGGACCGTGTGAGTCGAATGACTCAAGGAGATTTAGTCATTTCAATGGATCAGCTTCTTACAAAACCTCGTTTGGGTACCTGCCATAAATTTTACCTGCATTCCTTCCAGCTTCCAAATG aTGAAATGAAGACCCTTATGTTTTTTGATGGCTGTCCTCCTCAGCTGGGCTGCACCATCAAACTCCGTGGTGCTTCAGAGTATGAGCTGGCACGGGTGAAAGAGATCATCATTTTCATGGTGTGTGTGGCTTACCACTCACAGCTGGAGATCTCTTTCCTCATGGATGAGTTTGCTATGCCTCCTAGCCTGCCTGAGAGTTCCTCTTTCCCATGTCTGCTGGAAAGCACCActttggaggaagaggaggaaactGGTGGGGAATGGGAGAGCCAAGATAATGATGGTTCTACATTGGGGGATGAGAACCTCACACTTCTTCCAGAAGGAGACTTTGAGCCAGGGCTACAGGAGGTCATCAAAGCCCACAGTAGAGTGCCTTCCATCTCTGAATCTTCTCATAAAGATGGAGAAAGCCCcagaataaatataaatgcttCAGTTGCTTCCTTCTCTGGAGGAGAAGAAGAGGTTATAAAGACCTCCACCCCCCTTTCATCCTTCACTTCAAGTCTTCCCCAGCCAGTGTCACCACCTTTCCTTATTTCAGACCTGAAAGAGACATCACAGGAAGTGATTAAAGGCTCAGGTGAGGAGGAGAAGAATAAAGAGCTGGAGGAGATGGTCCATCAGGACAGCACAAGCTCTGAGACCTCCCTCCCACCCGCACGGCTCTTCAGGGACCCTTTACAGGATGACACAGGCCTGTTTGTCGCCGAACATGTAACTTCTTCAGATGACCGCCTTAAATCCATCTCAGCTTTGTTTAAACAGGAGCTTAAAGACATTATCCTCTGCATTTCACCGTTTACTACCTTTCGGGAGCCGTTCCTGCTCACGGCTGATGGACTGCATTGTCCTAGTCGGGATTATTTCCCAGAACAGGTTTACCTCTCTCCTCTTTTGAATAAGGACTTGAAAGAGCTGGACGGACGCCGCAAGAGGCAGCTGCTGAAAGAGTCTGGCCCGAGTTCTGGCAGCCTGACCAATGGTACTGTGTCGCACCAACGGACCATCCAGATTTTGTCCTGTCACAAACTCACAGGTGCCCGTATAGTAGAGCAGCTAGGCAGTAGTCAGGAGCTGGCACGCATACTGGCTGACTATCGTGCCCAGGGAGGGCGCATTCGGCAAAGGGAAGGAATGCAGTTTCGTGAAGCCCCACCCACAAAGACGCCAATAAAGTCAGACAGTGAAGAAGATAAAGGGGTAGGACTCAATGAAATGACCTGGGCTACTAAG ttgGACTGTTTAAATCCAATCAACCATCAGAGGCTCTGTGTGCTGTTCAGTAGCTCATCAGCGCAATCTAATAATGCCCCAAACCCCTGCGTCAGTCCATG GATTGTAACAATGGAGTTTTACGGAAAGAATGACTTGACTCTTGGCGTATTTCTGGAGAGATACTGTTTCAG ACCCTCTTACCAGTGCCCCAGCATGTACTGTGAGACCCCCATGGTTCACCACATCCGGCGCTTTGTCCACGGTAACGGCTGTGTCCAGATTGTTCTGAAAGAGCTGGATTCGCCTGTACCTGGATATCAGCACACAATCCTCAACTACTCTTGGTGCCGTGTCTGTAAACAG GTGACTCCTGTAGTCCCTTTGTCTAATGACTCCTGGTCCATGTCCTTCGCCAAGTATCTAGAGCTCCGTTTCTATGGTAACCAGTACACCCGCCGGGCCAATGCCGAGCCTTGTGGCCACTCCATCCATAAAGATTATCACCAATACTTCTCCTACAACCAGATGGTGGCTTCATTCAG CTACATCTCAGTGAGGCTATTCGAGATCTGTCTGcctcctccaaaaatcatcatcagGAGCCAGGGCCCCTCTAAAGCCAGCTTGCAGCAGGACCTCAAAGACTTCTCCCATAA GGTGGCTCAGGTGTATCTGGCCATAGATGACCGTCTCACCTCCTTAAAAACTGACACCTTCAGCAAGACTAGAGAAGAAAAAATGGAGGACATGTTTGCACAGAAAGAT ATGGAGGAATCCGAGCTTCGTGGCTGGATAGAAAAGCTACAAGTGCGTCTGCAGACAAGCGCGATGGACTCGCCACAACAACTACAGGCTGTTCTGGAGTCAGTGGTGGTCAAGAAGCAGGGTTTGTGTGAGACCTTACAGTCCTGGAACAACAG ACTTCAGGACTTGTTCCAGCAAGAAAAAGGCAGGAAGCGTCTGTCTGTTCCTCCCAGCCCTGGCAGACACAGACAATCTACATTAGATGAGAGCAAG ACTAGTGCTTTGGAGACCTCTCCTCGTAACCCATCCCCTGTGGTCCCAAATGGAGAGAAAG AGGACCGTCATCTCAACACTTTTCCGTCAAGTTCAGGGTCTTCATCATTACTTCAGTTACCGTCTCCGGCTGAACAAGCTCCAGATGTCATCACGAGCGGACCATCTTTTCCTGATCTGGACTCTGTCAGCATCCCAGAGG ACATGTGGGAGGGGCACTTACTTGGTTCCAGTGACAGTCAAGTAAAGGAAAAGTCCACCATGAAAACCATCCTGGCCAACCTGTTACCAGGCAACAGCTACAATCCCATCCCGTTACCTTT TGACCCAGACAAGCACTATTTGATGTATGAGCACGAGAGAGTTCCTAtagctgtgtgtgagagagagcccaGCTCCATCATTGCCTTTGCACTCAG CTGTAAAGAGTATAAAACTGCCCTTGAAGAGCTTACAAAGACAACAGCAAAGACTGGAGCTGATGACATATCTCAGGCCATTAG TTCTGGAGAAAGTAGAGCGAAGAACAGCCCGGCCAAACCTAGTGAAAGCAGCACGTCACAGTTGAGCCGCAGCAGCGTTGATGCTGACCCACTCAGTA AGGAGCTTGAAAGTGGAGACAAACAAAAGAAGCAGACAGGAAACCCACACATTGAGCTGC AGTTCTCCGACGCAAATGCCAAGTTTTACTGCCGGATTTACTACGCCGAGGAGTTCCATAAAATGCGGGAAGAGATTATGGAGAGCTCGGAGGATGATTTTGTGCGATCGCTCTCCCACTGTGTCAACTGGCAGGCTCGTGGCGGGAAGTCTGGTGCAGTTTTCTATGCTACTGAAG ATGATCGGTTTATTCTGAAGCAGTTGCCCAGATTAGAGGTCCAGTCCTTCTTAGACTTCGCACCCCACTACTTCACTTACATCACAGGAGCAGTTCAGCAAAAA CGACCCACAGCACTTGCTAAGATTCTGGGAGTGTTCCGTATCGGCTACAAGAACTCCCAGAACAACACAGAAAAGAAACTGGACCTGTTGGTGATGGAAAACCTTTTCTATGGGCGAAAGATGGCACAG CTGTTTGACCTGAAGGGATCCCTGAGAAACAGGAACGTTAAGACTGAACTTGGAAAGGAGAACTGTGAGGTGGTGCTCCTGGATGAGAACCTCCTCAAACTGGTGCATGACAATCCTCTTTATATTCGCTCACACTGCAAGGCCATTCTGCGTGCTGCCATCCTCAGTGATGCCCACTTCCTGTCCAGCCACCTCATCATTGATTATTCCCTGTTGGTGGGCCGTGACGATGCCACGAAGGAGCTAGTTGTGGGCATCATAG ATTATATCCGGACTTTCACATGGGATAAAAAGCTGGAGATGGTGGTCAAATCTACTGGGATTCTCGGAGGCCAAG GTAAAATGCCCACGGTGGTGTCACCAGAGCTGTATCGAGCACGTTTCTGTGAAGCCATGGACAAATATTTCCTCATGGTCCCTGATCACTGGACAGGTCTTGGGCTCAACTGCTGA